A region from the Branchiostoma floridae strain S238N-H82 chromosome 9, Bfl_VNyyK, whole genome shotgun sequence genome encodes:
- the LOC118422170 gene encoding prostaglandin E2 receptor EP1 subtype-like, with the protein MAAGEVGSWLENMTDSDHLRETSTLFNGSTNVSDFTTPPLSVAEASGLPYWLVVVAFITLGMSVTIGFVGNVFVLVVIHYILARRRSWPTVLLRYLAWTDVLNCSIGLIPPVAAYFHDVFANRHMCNFTGTLLYGLSCASQLLVALMSIERCISIILPFLYEKHFGPDSKIPTVTVFILLLYATVVSLLPVFGLNENVIHYPYSWCMFNFRDKTVTGSFVVYLNFVVMSLTMVVVVVCNTVVASHIWCGWRRRSFRCSRRVNPVEDPEQEHVSEMHRNRSLTPPTIQNDGPSNVSSIVDTKEGRRGRRRGKSQDKERQLNLRFTELTVGVAVGFTFCWLFFTPL; encoded by the exons ATGGCTGCGGGAGAAGTCGGCTCCTGGCTTGAGAACATGACTGACTCTGACCACCTCAGGGAGACTTCAACTCTCTTCAACGGATCCACCAATGTCTCAGACTTCACTACGCCTCCGCTGAGTGTTGCAGAAGCCTCCGGGCTGCCTTACTGGCTCGTTGTGGTGGCGTTTATAACCCTGGGCATGTCCGTTACCATAGGCTTCGTCGGGAACGTCTTCGTCCTGGTGGTCATTCACTACATCCTGGCCAGGAGGAGGTCATGGCCGACCGTACTTCTACGTTACCTG GCCTGGACAGACGTCTTGAATTGCTCTATCGGTCTCATCCCTCCCGTAGCAGCCTACTTCCACGACGTCTTCGCCAACAGACACATGTGTAACTTCACCGGCACGCTTCTGTACGGCCTCAGCTGTGCCTCTCAGCTGCTCGTGGCGCTCATGAGCATCGAGCGGTGCATCTCCATCATCCTGCCGTTCCTGTACGAGAAACACTTCGGTCCGGACTCCAAGATACCGACGGTCACCgtcttcatcctcctcctctACGCAACAGTCGTGTCCCTGTTGCCCGTATTTGGTCTAAAcgagaacgttatacattacccGTACTCTTGGTGCATGTTTAACTTTAGAGACAAGACTGTGACTGGAAGCTTCGTGGTTTATCTGAATTTTGTAGTCATGTCTTTGACAATGGTGGTCGTGGTGGTGTGTAACACGGTGGTGGCCTCGCACATATGGTGCGGATGGAGGAGACGATCCTTCCGGTGCTCCAGACGAGTCAACCCCGTAGAGGACCCCGAGCAAGAGCACGTTAGCGAGATGCATAGAAACAGAAGCCTGACGCCCCCGACCATACAGAATGATGGACCGTCTAATGTATCATCAATAGTGGATACGAAAGAAGGACGAAGAGgcagaagaagaggaaagtcACAAGACAAAGAGAGACAGTTGAACCTGAGATTCACGGAGCTGACGGTCGGGGTTGCTGTGGGCTTTACGTTCTGTTGGCTCTTCTTCACT CCTCTCTAG
- the LOC118423660 gene encoding neuronal acetylcholine receptor subunit eat-2-like — translation MLLALVFFIQAVNAGLPITSRSIPYASQFFGATILIVAISVSFSSFGIMFHFHEVNLKKPPTWLKTLLFLPGYRIWERRCGKKNRVVPSPDSSSSDQLDQSEDESTSRTVSSCLYPEDEKVNYEEEKQPFPEENNGSFLANIAINLQAIKTTADNNEEQESLRDQWRALALQLDKVLMVVIFVVYGVVVVSMFTSLPDGLVR, via the exons ATGTTACTGGCGCTGGTGTTCTTCATACAGGCCGTCAACGCGGGGCTCCCCATCACCTCACGGTCCATACCGTATGCAA GCCAGTTTTTCGGCGCCACCATCCTGATCGTGGCCATCTCCGTGTCCTTCTCGTCCTTCGGCATCATGTTCCACTTCCACGAGGTTAACCTGAAGAAGCCGCCCACCTGGCTCAAGACGCTCCTTTTTCTCCCAGG GTACAGAATATGGGAGCGGCGTTGTGGTAAGAAAAACAGAGTCGTTCCCTCCCCagattcatcatcatctgaccagcttgaccaatcagaagacgAGTCCACCAGCAGAACGGTGTCTTCCTGTTTGTACCCAGAGGATGAGAAAGTCAACTATGAAGAGGAAAAACAACCATTTCCTGAAGAGAACAATGGGAGCTTTCTGGCAAATATTGCTATAAACTTACAG GCTATAAAGACGACAGCAGACAACAATGAGGAACAGGAGAGTCTGCGTGACCAATGGCGTGCCTTGGCGCTGCAGCTGGACAAGGTTCTCATGGTGGTGATATTTGTGGTGTACGGAGTCGTCGTTGTCTCCATGTTCACTTCCCTGCCTGATGGATTGGTCAGGTAG
- the LOC118422171 gene encoding acetylcholine receptor subunit alpha-like — MEPRTFYLLVLATSVQGFSWEANLTKYLTTDYDVEPRPVLDHRHAVNVTFDVALAKIVSVDPLTQTFDTNLWIRMYWTDEVLRWNSSEWGDTTVVRISSERIWRPDILPYNRWAGRFLRNVKASIYVMT, encoded by the exons ATGGAACCTCGCACTTTCTACCTCCTTGTTCTGGCCACAAGtgtacaag GTTTCTCCTGGGAGGCCAACCTGACAAAATATCTGACGACAGATTATGACGTGGAACCCCGGCCAGTCCTCGACCACAGACACGCCGTCAACGTCACGTTTGACGTAGCTCTGGCCAAAATAGTCAGTGTG GATCCACTGACGCAGACATTCGATACCAACTTGTGGATCAGAATG TACTGGACAGACGAAGTCCTTCGCTGGAACTCGTCAGAGTGGGGAGACACGACAGTCGTCAGGATCAGCAGCGAGAGGATATGGCGTCCTGACATCCTGCCGTACAACAGGTGGGCGGGCAGGTTTCTACGTAACGTTAAAGCCAGCATCTACGTCATGACTTAA
- the LOC118423661 gene encoding neuronal acetylcholine receptor subunit beta-3-like (The sequence of the model RefSeq protein was modified relative to this genomic sequence to represent the inferred CDS: added 55 bases not found in genome assembly): MQVVNQSLPITSRSVPYVGQFFGATILIVAISVSFSAFGIMFHFHELNLKKPPAILKTLLWVPGYRIWERCGSNKKSVDIKDDRPDSVESDNTVEGFDELTPDRKSFMVGHVMTHMSKIDKNLQAIKDTADENQEQESLQEEWKFLATQLDKVLMVSILLVYLIVSASMFLSLPPGLLR, encoded by the exons GCCAGTTTTTCGGCGCCACCATCCTGATCGTCGCCATCTCTGTGTCCTTCTCGGCCTTCGGAATCATGTTCCACTTCCACGAGCTGAACTTGAAGAAGCCGCCAGCCATCCTGAAGACGCTTCTCTGGGTGCCAGG ATACAGGATATGGGAGCGCTGTGGATCTAACAAGAAAAGTGTCGACATCAAGGATGACAGGCCAGACTCTGTGGAGTCAGACAACACCGTGGAGGGATTTGACGAG CTGACACCCGACCGGAAATCCTTCATGGTCGGACACGTCATGACTCACATGTCCAAGATAGACAAGAACTTACAG GCCATCAAGGACACAGCCGATGAGAACCAGGAACAGGAGAGTCTTCAGGAGGAGTGGAAGTTTCTGGCCACGCAGCTGGACAAGGTGCTGATGGTCAGCATCCTGCTGGTGTACCTCATCGTCTCCGCCTCCATGTTCCTGTCCCTGCCGCCGGGACTGCTGCGGTAG
- the LOC118422172 gene encoding acetylcholine receptor subunit alpha-type acr-16-like encodes MANCTVYLLCLLFGVTYVQADSWETQLLANLTADHQPEARPVLNHTHAVSVTIDVALAQIIAVDSRNQQLLTSLWIRMYWTDELMTWNPADWGDTTAIRIGSEKIWRPDILVYNSLLPYDSNFEDSEATIYSDGSVAWLFPLTMLSTCSIDVTYFPYDEQTCSMQFGSWSFDGLRVDIYNKSATGDIGSYKINEEWELVTFNARRDVFLYSCCPEPYPSVTFNAFLRRRSLFYNVNVIAPCFLFVMVR; translated from the exons ATGGCGAACTGTACAGTATATCTACTCTGTCTGCTCTTTGGAGTCACATATGTGCAGG CTGACTCCTGGGAGACGCAGTTGCTGGCTAACCTGACAGCGGACCATCAGCCGGAGGCGCGGCCGGTGCTGAACCACACTCACGCCGTCTCCGTCACTATAGACGTCGCGCTGGCGCAGATCATAGCCGTG GATTCAAGAAATCAGCAGCTTCTTACCAGCTTATGGATTCGAATG TACTGGACGGATGAACTGATGACATGGAATCCGGCTGATTGGGGCGACACCACTGCGATCAGGATCGGTAGTGAGAAGATATGGCGTCCTGACATACTGGTGTACAATAG CCTGCTGCCGTATGACAGTAATTTCGAAGACTCGGAGGCCACGATCTACTCGGACGGCAGTGTGGCCTGGCTGTTCCCACTGACCATGCTGTCCACCTGCTCTATCGACGTGACGTATTTCCCGTACGACGAGCAGACGTGCAGTATGCAGTTCGGCTCCTGGTCCTTTGACGGACTCAGAGTCGACATATATAACAA ATCTGCCACCGGAGACATCGGTAGCTACAAAATCAACGAAGAATGGGAACTGGTGACCTTTAAT GCCCGGCGTGACGTGTTCCTGTACTCCTGCTGCCCCGAGCCCTACCCCAGCGTGACGTTCAACGCCTTTCTCAGGAGGAGATCTCTCTTCTACAACGTCAACGTCATCGCGCCGTGTTTCCTCTTCGTAATGGTCAGGTAA
- the LOC118423494 gene encoding neuronal acetylcholine receptor subunit alpha-7-like — MEKHTAVGLVLLALCVSTASAVRGSSYEAQLLEHLLTNHDSEPRPVLNSSHPVTVKIDAALAQIISVDSKNQQITVNLWYRSYWTDETMAWNESDFGGVNAIRVSSEKIWRPDIVVYNSLGAYSDAFADSEATIYSSGSLSWLYPVILTFTCAIDVTYFPYDEQTCEMQFGSWSFDGFKVDVHNRSAAPDSGNYLENEEWELGSYTVRREEFFYGCCPEPYPVVTMSIFIRRKTLYYNYNVVAPCILIVFVSLFGFWVPAECGEKLSLGVTMLLSLVVFMQIVSQTLPATSTSVPYIAQFFGGTIILVGVSVSLSAFGIYFHFHELNLKPPPTWLRSVLLVDGYKPWQLMKNRKKKKVEPTVIANEGLEVVSMDDKEKEAEMSGELNAKVSRFGHNGNNNSGMGLTVTTHMEKIDSNVEALRKTSDENEEQEELRDMWKTLAVQLDKVLMVGILVAFVVMTAAMFASLPPGILR; from the exons ATGGAGAAGCATACGGCCGTGGGGTTGGTTCTGTTAGCGCTGTGTGTGTCCACGGCGTCAGCTGTGAGAG GTTCATCGTACGAGGCCCAGTTGCTAGAACACCTTCTGACTAACCACGACTCGGAGCCGAGACCGGTGCTGAACAGCTCCCATCCCGTCACCGTCAAGATAGACGCCGCGCTGGCACAGATCATCTCAGTG GATTCAAAGAACCAACAGATCACGGTGAATCTATGGTACCGGTCG TACTGGACTGATGAGACGATGGCGTGGAACGAGTCTGACTTCGGCGGCGTGAACGCCATCAGGGTCAGCAGTGAGAAGATCTGGCGCCCGGACATCGTGGTCTACAACAG CCTGGGAGCCTACTCGGACGCCTTTGCGGACTCGGAGGCGACGATCTACTCCAGCGGCAGCCTGTCCTGGCTGTACCCGGTCATCCTCACCTTCACCTGCGCCATAGACGTCACCTACTTCCCGTACGACGAGCAGACCTGCGAGATGCAGTTCGGATCATGGTCGTTCGATGGCTTCAAAGTGGACGTCCACAACAG GTCAGCTGCGCCTGACTCCGGCAACTACCTGGAGAACGAGGAGTGGGAACTGGGGAGTTATACG GTGCGACGTGAGGAGTTCTTCTACGGGTGCTGCCCCGAACCGTACCCCGTGGTGACCATGTCCATTTTCATCCGGCGGAAGACActctactacaactacaacGTCGTGGCGCCCTGCATTCTCATCGTGTTTGTCAG CTTGTTCGGGTTCTGGGTGCCGGCTGAGTGCGGTGAGAAGCTGTCCCTGGGTGTGACTATGTTGCTGTCACTGGTCGTCTTCATGCAGATCGTGTCACAAACGTTACCGGCGACGTCAACATCCGTGCCATACATAG CTCAGTTTTTCGGAGGCACCATTATTCTGGTGGGAGTGTCTGTGTCGCTCTCGGCCTTCGGAATCTACTTCCACTTTCACGAGCTGAACCTGAAGCCGCCGCCAACATGGCTCAGGAGTGTCCTCTTGGTGGACGG GTACAAACCATGGCAACTCATGAAgaacaggaagaagaagaaggtcgAACCGACCGTCATCGCAAATGAGGGCCTCGAAGTGGTATCCATGGACGACAAGGAG AAGGAAGCGGAGATGAGTGGAGAGCTGAACGCCAAAGTGTCTCGGTTCGGCCACAACGGAAACAACAACTCCGGGATGGGGCTGACGGTCACCACTCACATGGAGAAGATCGACAGCAACGTCGAG GCCCTAAGAAAGACATCTGACGAGAACGAAGAGCAGGAGGAACTGCGGGACATGTGGAAGACGCTGGCGGTGCAGCTGGACAAGGTGCTGATGGTGGGCATCCTGGTCGCCTTCGTGGTCATGACCGCCGCCATGTTCGCCTCCCTGCCTCCGGGAATCCTGCGCTGA